A section of the Scylla paramamosain isolate STU-SP2022 chromosome 33, ASM3559412v1, whole genome shotgun sequence genome encodes:
- the LOC135089654 gene encoding protein argonaute-2-like isoform X1, whose product MHRVPPGWGSYAPGPPGPPGPPTGPGGPPGPAGPPVPRPITLPPGPTPATGPITTIVAPAATTPAVATGTGISALLPPELPTFVAPRRPNLGREGRPITLRANHFQISMPRGYIHHYDVSIQPDKCPRKVNREIIETMVHAFPRIFGSLKPVFDGRSNLYTRDPLPIGNEKMELEVTLPGEGRDRVFKVAMKWLAQVNLYTLEEALEGRTRTIPYDAIQALDVVMRHLPSMTYTPVGRSFFSAPDGYYHPLGGGREVWFGFHQSVRPSQWKMMLNIDVSATAFYKAQAVIEFMCEVLDIREIGEQRKPLTDSQRVKFTKEIKGLKIEITHCGTMRRKYRVCNVTRRPAQMQSFPLQLENGQTVECTVAKYFLDKYKMKLRFPHLPCLQVGQEHKHTYLPLEVCNIVPGQRCIKKLTDMQTSTMIKATARSAPDREREINNLVRKADFNNDPYMQEFGLTISTAMMEVRGRVLPPPKLQYGGRTKQQALPNQGVWDMRGKQFFTGVEVRVWAVACFAPQRTVREDALRNFTQQLQKISNDAGMPIIGQPCFCKYANGPDQVEPMFRYLKSTFTGLQLVCVVLPGKTPVYAEVKRVGDTVLGMATQCVQAKNVNKTSPQTLSNLCLKINVKLGGINSILVPGIRPKVFNEPVIFLGADVTHPPAGDNKKPSIAAVVGSMDAHPSRYAATVRVQQHRQNGSTAQGQSASDGSRPRQLTFARTAHDEVIQELSSMVKELLIQFYKSTRFKPNRIILYRDGVSEGQFQTVLQHELTAMREACIKLEADYKPGITYIAVQKRHHTRLFCSDKKEQSGKSGNIPAGTTVDVGITHPTEFDFYLCSHQGIQGTSRPSHYHVLWDDNHFDSDELQCLTYQLCHTYVRCTRSVSIPAPAYYAHLVAFRARYHLVEKEHDSGEGSHQSGNSEDRTPSAMARAVTVHVDTNRVMYFA is encoded by the exons ATGCACAGAGTCCCGCCTGGCTGGGGGAGTTATG cACCTGGTCCTCCTGGCCCTCCCGGCCCTCCCACGGGCCCGGGGGGACCCCCAGGACCAGCTGGCCCCCCAGTGCCCCGCCCCATCACCCTACCTCCGGGACCCACCCCTGCAACTGGACCAATAACAACCATAGTGGCGCCTGCTGCAACGACACCTGCTGTGGCCACTGGCACAGGAATATCAGCCCTGCTGCCCCCAGAGCTGCCAA CATTCGTGGCACCAAGAAGACCCAACCTTGGGCGGGAGGGTCGGCCCATCACCCTGAGGGCCAACCATTTCCAGATCTCCATGCCCAGGGGCTATATCCACCACTACGATGTTAGCATTCAACCTGACAAGTGCCCCAGAAAAGTTAACAGGGAAATTATTGAGACTATGGTCCATGCATTCCCAAGGATCTTTGGCAGCTTGAAG CCTGTATTTGATGGAAGAAGCAATCTCTACACCAGAGACCCTTTGCCCATTGGgaatgaaaaaatggagctgGAG GTGACACTgccaggggaggggagagacaggGTATTCAAAGTGGCCATGAAGTGGCTGGCACAGGTGAACCTCTATACCCTGGAAGAGGCACTTGAGGGCCGCACCAGGACCATCCCCTATGATGCCATCCAG GCGCTGGATGTGGTGATGCGCCACCTGCCCTCCATGACCTATACCCCGGTTGGTCGGTCCTTCTTCTCGGCCCCAGATGGTTACTACCACCCGTTGGGGGGAGGGCGAGAGGTTTGGTTCGGCTTCCACCAGAGTGTCCGTCCCTCACAGTGGAAGATGATGCTCAATATTGATG TTTCAGCAACTGCATTCTACAAGGCCCAGGCAGTGATAGAGTTCATGTGTGAAGTCTTAGACATCAGGGAAATAGGAGAGCAAAGGAAACCCCTTACTGACTCGCAACGAGTGAAGTTCACCAAGGAAATCAAAGGACTTAAG ATTGAAATTACACACTGTGGAACTATGCGAAGAAAGTATCGCGTATGTAACGTCACTAGAAGACCTGCACAGATGCAGTC ATTCCCATTGCAGCTTGAAAACGGCCAGACTGTTGAGTGTACAGTGGCAAAGTATTTCCTTGACAAATACAAAATGAAACTCAGGTTCCCTCATCTACCCTGCTTACAG GTTGGTCAAGAACACAAGCACACTTACCTCCCCTTGGAGGTCTGCAATATTGTTCCAGGCCAGCGGTGCATCAAAAAGCTAACTGACATGCAGACTTCCACAATGATCAAGGCTACTGCAAGGTCTGCCCCTGATCGAGAAAGAGAAATTAACAATTTGGTTCGCAAGGCAGACTTCAATAATGACCCATATATGCAAGAGTTTGGGCTGACTATCAGCACTGCAATGATGGAG GTGCGAGGGCGTGTCTTGCCACCCCCAAAGCTGCAGTATGGAGGTCGCACCAAACAACAAGCCCTCCCCAACCAAGGGGTGTGGGATATGAGGGGCAAGCAGTTCTTCACAGGAGTAGAGGTGCGGGTATGGGCAGTGGCATGCTTTGCCCCTCAGCGTACTGTCCGGGAAGATGCACTTCGCAACTTTACCCAGCAGCTACAGAAAATCAGTAATGATGCAG GGATGCCGATCATAGGCCAGCCTTGTTTTTGTAAGTATGCCAATGGGCCTGACCAAGTTGAGCCCATGTTCCGGTACCTGAAAAGCACCTTCACTGGTCTGcagctggtgtgtgtggtgctgccTGGCAAGACTCCAGTCTATG CTGAAGTGAAGCGGGTTGGGGACACCGTTCTTGGTATGGCCACCCAGTGTGTACAGGCCAAGAATGTCAATAAAACATCTCCACAAACCTTGTCAAACCTCTGCCTCAAGATTAATGTCAAGTTGGGAGGCATCAACTCCATTCTAGTCCCAGGcatcag ACCGAAGGTGTTCAATGAGCCAGTCATATTCCTTGGTGCTGATGTGACTCACCCTCCGGCGGGTGACAACAAGAAACCgtccattgctgctgtggtgggaTCCATGGATGCTCACCCATCACGTTACGCTGCAACTGTTCGAGTGCAGCAACACAGACAG AATGGATCAACAGCACAAGGCCAAAGTGCCAGTGATGGCTCGCGACCCAGACAACTGACTTTCGCAAGGACAGCGCATGAT GAGGTAATTCAAGAACTGTCCTCCATGGTAAAGGAGCTGCTCATACAGTTCTACAAGTCCACAAGATTCAAGCCCAACAGGATCATTCTGTACCGTGACGGTGTGAGCGAGGGACAGTTCCAGACAGTCCTGCAGCATGAGCTTACTGCCATGAGGGAGGCCTGCATCAAGCTAGAGGCTGACTACAAGCCAGGCATAACCTATATTGCTGTACAGAAGAGACACCATACCAG GTTATTCTGTTCAGACAAGAAAGAACAGAGTGGCAAGAGTGGCAACATTCCTGCAGGTACCACAGTGGATGTTGGCATTACACATCCAACAGAATTTGACTTCTACTTGTGTTCCCACCAAGGTATTCAG GGCACGAGTCGACCCAGCCATTACCATGTCTTGTGGGATGACAACCACTTTGACAGTGATGAGCTTCAGTGTCTCACTTACCAGCTGTGTCACACTTATGTCAGATGCACCCGCTCCGTCTCAATACCTGCTCCAGCCTACTATGCTCATCTGGTTGCCTTCAGGGCTCGCTATCATCTCGTCGAGAAGGAGCATGACAG TGGTGAGGGCTCTCACCAGTCAGGCAACAGTGAAGACCGCACTCCCTCGGCCATGGCTCGGGCTGTTACAGTACATGTGGACACCAATAGGGTCATGTACTTTGCTTAA
- the LOC135089654 gene encoding protein argonaute-2-like isoform X2, with protein MYPVGQPPGPPGPPGPPTGPGGPPGPAGPPVPRPITLPPGPTPATGPITTIVAPAATTPAVATGTGISALLPPELPTFVAPRRPNLGREGRPITLRANHFQISMPRGYIHHYDVSIQPDKCPRKVNREIIETMVHAFPRIFGSLKPVFDGRSNLYTRDPLPIGNEKMELEVTLPGEGRDRVFKVAMKWLAQVNLYTLEEALEGRTRTIPYDAIQALDVVMRHLPSMTYTPVGRSFFSAPDGYYHPLGGGREVWFGFHQSVRPSQWKMMLNIDVSATAFYKAQAVIEFMCEVLDIREIGEQRKPLTDSQRVKFTKEIKGLKIEITHCGTMRRKYRVCNVTRRPAQMQSFPLQLENGQTVECTVAKYFLDKYKMKLRFPHLPCLQVGQEHKHTYLPLEVCNIVPGQRCIKKLTDMQTSTMIKATARSAPDREREINNLVRKADFNNDPYMQEFGLTISTAMMEVRGRVLPPPKLQYGGRTKQQALPNQGVWDMRGKQFFTGVEVRVWAVACFAPQRTVREDALRNFTQQLQKISNDAGMPIIGQPCFCKYANGPDQVEPMFRYLKSTFTGLQLVCVVLPGKTPVYAEVKRVGDTVLGMATQCVQAKNVNKTSPQTLSNLCLKINVKLGGINSILVPGIRPKVFNEPVIFLGADVTHPPAGDNKKPSIAAVVGSMDAHPSRYAATVRVQQHRQNGSTAQGQSASDGSRPRQLTFARTAHDEVIQELSSMVKELLIQFYKSTRFKPNRIILYRDGVSEGQFQTVLQHELTAMREACIKLEADYKPGITYIAVQKRHHTRLFCSDKKEQSGKSGNIPAGTTVDVGITHPTEFDFYLCSHQGIQGTSRPSHYHVLWDDNHFDSDELQCLTYQLCHTYVRCTRSVSIPAPAYYAHLVAFRARYHLVEKEHDSGEGSHQSGNSEDRTPSAMARAVTVHVDTNRVMYFA; from the exons ATGTACCCTGTCGGGCAGC cACCTGGTCCTCCTGGCCCTCCCGGCCCTCCCACGGGCCCGGGGGGACCCCCAGGACCAGCTGGCCCCCCAGTGCCCCGCCCCATCACCCTACCTCCGGGACCCACCCCTGCAACTGGACCAATAACAACCATAGTGGCGCCTGCTGCAACGACACCTGCTGTGGCCACTGGCACAGGAATATCAGCCCTGCTGCCCCCAGAGCTGCCAA CATTCGTGGCACCAAGAAGACCCAACCTTGGGCGGGAGGGTCGGCCCATCACCCTGAGGGCCAACCATTTCCAGATCTCCATGCCCAGGGGCTATATCCACCACTACGATGTTAGCATTCAACCTGACAAGTGCCCCAGAAAAGTTAACAGGGAAATTATTGAGACTATGGTCCATGCATTCCCAAGGATCTTTGGCAGCTTGAAG CCTGTATTTGATGGAAGAAGCAATCTCTACACCAGAGACCCTTTGCCCATTGGgaatgaaaaaatggagctgGAG GTGACACTgccaggggaggggagagacaggGTATTCAAAGTGGCCATGAAGTGGCTGGCACAGGTGAACCTCTATACCCTGGAAGAGGCACTTGAGGGCCGCACCAGGACCATCCCCTATGATGCCATCCAG GCGCTGGATGTGGTGATGCGCCACCTGCCCTCCATGACCTATACCCCGGTTGGTCGGTCCTTCTTCTCGGCCCCAGATGGTTACTACCACCCGTTGGGGGGAGGGCGAGAGGTTTGGTTCGGCTTCCACCAGAGTGTCCGTCCCTCACAGTGGAAGATGATGCTCAATATTGATG TTTCAGCAACTGCATTCTACAAGGCCCAGGCAGTGATAGAGTTCATGTGTGAAGTCTTAGACATCAGGGAAATAGGAGAGCAAAGGAAACCCCTTACTGACTCGCAACGAGTGAAGTTCACCAAGGAAATCAAAGGACTTAAG ATTGAAATTACACACTGTGGAACTATGCGAAGAAAGTATCGCGTATGTAACGTCACTAGAAGACCTGCACAGATGCAGTC ATTCCCATTGCAGCTTGAAAACGGCCAGACTGTTGAGTGTACAGTGGCAAAGTATTTCCTTGACAAATACAAAATGAAACTCAGGTTCCCTCATCTACCCTGCTTACAG GTTGGTCAAGAACACAAGCACACTTACCTCCCCTTGGAGGTCTGCAATATTGTTCCAGGCCAGCGGTGCATCAAAAAGCTAACTGACATGCAGACTTCCACAATGATCAAGGCTACTGCAAGGTCTGCCCCTGATCGAGAAAGAGAAATTAACAATTTGGTTCGCAAGGCAGACTTCAATAATGACCCATATATGCAAGAGTTTGGGCTGACTATCAGCACTGCAATGATGGAG GTGCGAGGGCGTGTCTTGCCACCCCCAAAGCTGCAGTATGGAGGTCGCACCAAACAACAAGCCCTCCCCAACCAAGGGGTGTGGGATATGAGGGGCAAGCAGTTCTTCACAGGAGTAGAGGTGCGGGTATGGGCAGTGGCATGCTTTGCCCCTCAGCGTACTGTCCGGGAAGATGCACTTCGCAACTTTACCCAGCAGCTACAGAAAATCAGTAATGATGCAG GGATGCCGATCATAGGCCAGCCTTGTTTTTGTAAGTATGCCAATGGGCCTGACCAAGTTGAGCCCATGTTCCGGTACCTGAAAAGCACCTTCACTGGTCTGcagctggtgtgtgtggtgctgccTGGCAAGACTCCAGTCTATG CTGAAGTGAAGCGGGTTGGGGACACCGTTCTTGGTATGGCCACCCAGTGTGTACAGGCCAAGAATGTCAATAAAACATCTCCACAAACCTTGTCAAACCTCTGCCTCAAGATTAATGTCAAGTTGGGAGGCATCAACTCCATTCTAGTCCCAGGcatcag ACCGAAGGTGTTCAATGAGCCAGTCATATTCCTTGGTGCTGATGTGACTCACCCTCCGGCGGGTGACAACAAGAAACCgtccattgctgctgtggtgggaTCCATGGATGCTCACCCATCACGTTACGCTGCAACTGTTCGAGTGCAGCAACACAGACAG AATGGATCAACAGCACAAGGCCAAAGTGCCAGTGATGGCTCGCGACCCAGACAACTGACTTTCGCAAGGACAGCGCATGAT GAGGTAATTCAAGAACTGTCCTCCATGGTAAAGGAGCTGCTCATACAGTTCTACAAGTCCACAAGATTCAAGCCCAACAGGATCATTCTGTACCGTGACGGTGTGAGCGAGGGACAGTTCCAGACAGTCCTGCAGCATGAGCTTACTGCCATGAGGGAGGCCTGCATCAAGCTAGAGGCTGACTACAAGCCAGGCATAACCTATATTGCTGTACAGAAGAGACACCATACCAG GTTATTCTGTTCAGACAAGAAAGAACAGAGTGGCAAGAGTGGCAACATTCCTGCAGGTACCACAGTGGATGTTGGCATTACACATCCAACAGAATTTGACTTCTACTTGTGTTCCCACCAAGGTATTCAG GGCACGAGTCGACCCAGCCATTACCATGTCTTGTGGGATGACAACCACTTTGACAGTGATGAGCTTCAGTGTCTCACTTACCAGCTGTGTCACACTTATGTCAGATGCACCCGCTCCGTCTCAATACCTGCTCCAGCCTACTATGCTCATCTGGTTGCCTTCAGGGCTCGCTATCATCTCGTCGAGAAGGAGCATGACAG TGGTGAGGGCTCTCACCAGTCAGGCAACAGTGAAGACCGCACTCCCTCGGCCATGGCTCGGGCTGTTACAGTACATGTGGACACCAATAGGGTCATGTACTTTGCTTAA